The window GCGAAGAATGGATTCTTATCAGTTAAAATAACATTACCCTTTCCTATGAATGTATCCTGTGAACCCTTTACCTTGATGGCGGTATTGGTATTTGCTGCATAGTTTGTTGCACGATAAGGTAGATAGATAAGAGCGTTCTTTGCCAACTTGTTACGTAAGTCTTCGACGGTCTTTTCATTGACAGAAGTCTCTGGCTTAACAACGGAGAAGAGGCTTGAACCATCTACATAGAGTACCTGTGAGAGACTCTGTGGTGCCCCAGCTTCGTGATTATTGATAGAAGCCTGCATAGCATCATGAATCATATTGATGGTTAGATAACCTGATGTCTCATCCTTTGAGAGCAAGTCAGCATAGTCATAGCCTGACTCGGTGGTAGTAATCTTTGCACCTACCATTACCTCGCTGTGGTCCTTGTTAGCGTTGTCCTTATAGTAGTTGGTAGTGTTATATACCTTCTCCCATGCTACCTTCGGCGTGTAGTCAGCCATCTGAAGCTTAATCTTGGTGTCATAGTAAGCATGAGCACGGTGTACCTCTGCTGTTGTTGGTGCGATATTGTAACGTGTTTCATCAGCAGCAAAGAGATACATGGTCTTTGTTTCCAAGTCTTCTACTACTGTATTCTGCTCATTGAAGACACCATTTGCGGTGGTATGTGTGATGTTTCCATTCTTATTTATTGTCACATCATCGCTGCTACTTGTGTAAGCAGACATATTAAAGTCCTGCTCATAGAGATAAGAACCTTCCGTACTCTCGTTCGTGTTATAGAGTTCAGCAGCATTGTTGAACTTGAATGGAATGTTACCAACCTTAGCTGTTGTAATCTTAGACTTATAGTCGTAGTTCATAACATCTGCCTTATGGTTATAGAGCTTTCCATCTATAAGGGTGTTATAAGGTGAACCAACAAGGTTGTAACGGCTGTAACCATTCTTAGCAAGTGTACCATAAGTGTCATCTGCATAGTCTGACTTAGCCTCACGGAACTCGAAACGCGCCTTGTTAGATGCAACAAAACCCTTTGGAACCTTATAAATAAACTCTTCACCACCAAGTTTAAAGTCGGTAGAACCAAATCGACGAGTTACCTCCTCACCATTATCACCCTTGCAGACAGCGTCTACTTCGGCAAGATATGGGTTGAGTGGCTGTAGCTTCAGCTTAATCTGAAGGAGCGCAGTTGGGTTATCTCCATTTACACTCTCCACCTTAAACTTGATTGCATCGTTGTTAAGATCTGTCAAGCTGATAGTTTGATTCTTATTTGTTGCATTGATATTGGCTGTTGCAAGAACGTTATCACCAGTCTTATCATACACTGTCAGCTTGTAATCCTGTGGTATGAAGTAGTCGTCAGTTAATGTTCTATGAACGGAAGGGAGCTTCGTAGGAATGTTCCAGAACAAGAATCGCTGGTATTTCACATTCGTTCCGCGCAAGTAAAGACGCTGAATAATTTTATTGATAGGTGCATATACATAGAGTCCAGCATCATCGAAAGCCCACTTCATACCATAGTATGAGTCGTTACCATCTGATGAAGGACGAGTCTTTATGGTGTACTCTCCTGTACCATAAGTGTAGAACCATGAAAGATAGTACTTTTCATTATTATATAAGTAGTATATCTTTCCTTCCTCATCCATGTGCCAATAGATGTTGTAATCAGTATTGTACCATTGCCCATCAGTGTAAAGATAGTAATAAGTATTGGTGGTTTCATCCTTATACCATATCTTAAAACCACCTGAATAAAGATTAGTCTGTCCGTAATCAGCCGTTATATCAGCACCGACAATACGGTAAGCAATAGGCGTAGTTCTGTTTCCTTGTCCTGAACGAATCTTAATGTTTGTAGGTGCTTCGACGTAGTGTGTACCCTCCTGAACGCCATACCAGTATTTACCTTTATAACCTACGGCAGAGATAGTCTTGCTTCCTTGAGTTGCATCCCATGTACCATTGCTCACTGCACCCTCGTTATAAAGTAATGCAGTTGCATCGATATCATCTAATTGATTAGCATCATATGCGTAGAAAGTCTTGCCTTCCTTGACACGTCTTGTGATAGGTCCAAGATCTACTTTACCCACATTGAAGGCACTTTCTGTAAGACTAACATAGTTTGTAGTATTACCCATTGGATTTAATGGAATCTCAAAAGTATTGTCAGCAGCAAACTTTATCTCTATATGTTTGATACGAAGCACGCCTACGCGAGCCTTTTTGATATTACCAGCAAAGGCAAAGAAGATACGGTTACCCATATCGTCAGCAGTGCGAGTCATTGTAAACTCTTGACCAACACTATTCGTTGGAATGGTTATCTCAGTACCAGGAACAAAGGTAGGAATAGTTGGTTTCTTGCCAGTCAGTACATCCTTACGCTTTACTTCACCAACTTTCCAATCTACAATACGACCAAATGGAGCCTGCTTTGAAAGACTTGGATCTGCCCAAACATCATCCAGTACACTTTTGTCTGCTGATGCGTCCAAATCATTCTTAAACACAATGGTATAGCTCTTGATGCGATATCCACGTGGAAGAGCGATACATGCATACTCAGGGAAGTCGAGTGTAGCAAGGAGAAGATTACCCTGATACTCCTTCAAACCACCAGAGAGCTTTGTCATCACATCGTTTGATGTAAATTCGGGACTACCAGAAACGGTGAATGTCAGTGGTAATTGGTTATGAATCCAGTAAGAACCATAACCTGCAACGTATCCACGCTCTGTTTCATCGTTAGTCTTACCCGAAATAAGATGTCCCGATTTCGGGCTTATTGTTACGTTTTGAGCAGTAACATGTGTGCTGAAAAAGCACACAAAAACCAAAAGCATACAAAGTCTGTAAGTGAACTTTTGGTTACACTTTCTAATAATGTTAAACATGTTCTTTGTAAATTTATTTTCTTTAGTTGATATTTTTAGCCATTGATACCTGCTATTTTATAGCAAAAGTGTCCTTTTCTATGAATCCTCTGATTCTGAATTTTAGTTATATTCATATAGAAAATAGTGGCCTTTATTGTTAATTTGTGAATGCAAAGTTAACGTTTATTTTATAAATATGCAAATAAACTATGTGTAAATATGAAATTATTTTTATTTTACAGGCTGTTAGCGGTAGTTTTGTAAGACTTTTTAAAAGTGTTATTAAATGTAGTGATATAGAGGATAATACATTTTAAAAGATGGATTAATCATATAATTTTATATTGAAAGTTTTATACATATCAATCTTTTCTGATGTTTGTTATAGTCTAATTTTCAGTTTATTATGCTTTTGAATAAACTTGCAATCTATGTATTCTTACTTCTGTTCTTTTGCATGAATTAGTCTTCTTGTTTTTGTGATATTATTAGTTAGAGTTTTGAGCATGATGTTTAAAAATATAATTTATCTTTTTTTTTCTTACAATTGTTTTCTTTTTCCGTTTTTGTATATCTAATACTGGGTGTTAAGTACTATTTTTTTTCAGTATTGGCAATATTTTTCTACTCCTAATAGTTACTTTTCATCTTATTTATATTAGGTTATTTGCAAAGCTATAAACCATCTAAAGTATTGTAGTTTATCGTCCGCACCATTGGTGTTAAGCCTTCGCACTATATGTGTTGGGCATCCGCACAATATGTGCGGAGCCTTCGGACGATGATAAGAAGTTGTATAAATGTTCTTATGTTACAATCTTCTTATAACAAAGCAAGTCTTTCAAAAAAGATTTTTTGTCACTTAAGAATGATTTATAGTTCGTATAAGTGAAATGTAATAGCGAAATGAAACTCAAAAAGAGCTTTTAATTTAGAGATGGAAATGCTTACTGGTCGTGCACTTGCAGTGCGTTTCCAGTATTATGGATGGTGATATTTTTGCTGATTTTTATCTCTTTATCGTGTACAGTCAGCGTAATATCTCCTTTCTTGTTATCTCCTTCCACAATGACGACAAGCTTGCCGTGGAAGAGTTTCATATGTGGTTCGGTGAATGACTGCAATGAAGTTGGATCACCATTGCATACGGCTTTGAAATGACCGGCACCTGACACGCTGAAGAAGAGTTCGTTGTCAGCATCGGGAACGGGATTACCCTGCTCATCAAGCATTGTAACGGTGATGTAGACAAGGTTGGCACCAGGGATATTACAGGTAGATTTGTCGGCTTCAAGCAGTAGCTTATGGGGTTTCCCTGCAGTGAACACAGAAATGGAATCAACCGTTTTGCCCTGCTCATCAAATGCCACAACCTTCAGTTCCCCAGGCTCATAGACAACATTATCCCATATCATTCGATAGCGTTTAGCACGTTGTTTAGCTTCTTCTGGCGTAGCGGCTTTTCCTGTAGCAGCCTCACCCTGTACCTCTTTTCCAGCCTTTTTGCATCGTCCCTGCGACTTTCCATTGACGAAGAGTTCCGTCTCCGGATAGCTTGAGTAGCAGAAGACAGGTGTCGTCTGTCCTTCACGTCCGTTCCACGTCCAGTGGGGGAGGAGGTGAAGCGTTGGTTCTTTCTTGTTCCAGACAGACCGGTAGAGGTAGTATCGGTCCTTAGGTAGTCCTGCGAGATCGCAAGCACCGAAGTAGCTGCTACGGCTGGGCCAGTATTCATCATAGGGAGTCGGCTCTCCAAGATAGTCAGTTCCAGTCCATATAAACTGTCCAATCGTATAAGGGAGGTCCTCCATAGCGATGAAGTCTTCTTCCGGTAAGTTGCTCCATGAACACCATTGTGTGTCGTAGCTTGAGACCTGTCCATCGCTGTCAGCCTCTGCTACGCCCCAGCGTACAGGAAACTTGTATACTCCACGGCTTGAGACTGTTGAGGCTGTCTCAGTCCCTAAGAGAAAGCCTGCGGGCAATTGTGCAATGTTGCGGTTGTATTTATAAACACGATAGTTGAATCCCGGTACATCCATCACCTGTGCAAAGCCCGATTTCAAGGCTGCTTCCGCTTGGTCCATACCCTGTGTAACAGGGCGAGAAGGGTCTAAGCGGTGACAGATAGCCTGTAGTCTTTCAGCAATCTGTCGTCCCTCTTCGCTCCATTGTTCGGGTATTTCGTTTCCGATGCTCCACATCACGATACTGGGATGGTTGCGGTGATGTCTTACGAGGTTCTCCATATCCTTGTCAGACCAGTCTTTAAAGAATCGTGCGTAGCCGTTCTTACACTTAGGATAGAGCCACATATCAAAACTTTCAGCCATTACCATCATTCCTAAAGAGTCACAAAGGTGCACGAAGAGTTCTGAAGGCATATTGTGAGCGGTGCGTATGGCGTCTGCACCCATATCCTTCATCTGTTTTATCTGTCGTATCAGTGCGGCTTTGTTTTCGGCAGCTCCGAGTGGTCCGAGGTCGTGATGCAGGCATACACCTTGTATCTTTCTGCTGATACCATTAAGCTGAAAGCCCTTTTCCTTTGAGACGGAAACTGTTCGGATTGCAGTCTTCGTCGTGTAAAGGAGAGCCAATCTACCCTTGTTTCGGGTGTAGATACCAAAGTGGATGAGGGCAGGATGCTCTGGAGTCCATACGCTGTATTTACCTTTCTTCCAGTTCATTTCGGTATGGGCAATACCAGTAAGCGGGTCAAGTGTCAGAGCGGTCTGTTGCATTGGTCCGTCCTTACTTTCGTAGGCAATAGCTATCAGTTTCTCTTTACCGTCCCATCCGTCAATCTTTGCATCGACGGAAAGTGTGGCACCCTCCTCATCGAGGCGTGTTGTACGTATATAGACATCCCACGGATCGATATGCAATCGAGGCATAAGGACGAGTTTTACAGGGCGGAAAAGTCCTGCTCCGGGATACCATCGTGAGCTTTCTTCACGATTGTTGAGGTGAACAATTATTGTGTTTTCGCCTTCCTTTAGATATTCCGTAGCATCAATACGAAAGGCATTATAGCCGTATGCCCACCTTCCTGCTTCCTTTCCGTTGATGTAAACGATGGGTTCTGACATCGCACCATCAAAGTAAAGATAGGCGCGAGAGTATCTCTGGCGCTTCTTGATAGTCAGTTTATGGCTGTACCAGCCTTCTCCTATCCACGGTAAAGCACCGCTGCGACCACTCTTTTCAGTAGCTTGTTTCTCGCCATTCTGTTCTATTGCCACACGTTGTAAGTCCCATTTTTTGTCGAAGGGTCCGCTGATAGCCCAGTCATGGGGGATATTCACGGTTTGCCAATGTAGACTATCACGTGAGAACTGCCAAGTACGAAGTTCTGTTACTTGGTTCATTGCCCAGTTGAGGGTTGTATGACAGAGGAGTAGAAGGGTGATGAGGATTCTCGTTTTCATTGTCAAAAGTGTGTTTGTTTAGCATAATCCAATCAAGTTCCGTACTCTCTTGGAATGTTGTCTGTTGTGTCTTTGATAATTACCAACGTCTGGTAATATATGAGCATATTATTTTGTTTCTTAGATTGATTACAAGGTATATATTTTTTTCCACTTATAAGGTATATCTTTTATTTTTACAGGAAGAACCGTTCTTTTCTAAGGGTTATGGAGGTGAATGAGACAGGGGAATAGTGCTATGTACAAAGCGGTGTTTCTTTCATGATAGGGAAGCTGTTTGGTATAAACAGCATATCAGAACGCTCATTGTTTCCTGCTGTTGAAATATCTGTTTTGTAAGAATAAAATCAATCGTGGAAAATAAAAGACGCTTAATAGCGTTGCAATTAGGCCTTAACTGGCGTGCAACTAAGGCTTAATTGAAAGCTTAAAGGGCGTTAGTTGGAATACTATTAAGTACCGATAATTTTAAGGTTTTGTAATCAATTGATAGTCTGATGGTTGCTTGTTTGTGTTTTTGCGGTTTTTTTTATGATTTAAAGAAGGTTTTTCAATACTTTATGTAAATATATTTCATAGTTTTGACTCGGTTGAGAACTGTATCTTATGATGTAAGTTCTGTTGTCCCATCACTTGAGTTGTTGATGGACTGTAAGTAAGGCTGTGTTAAATTATAGGGATGCACGAAGCCGTGCATCCCTATTTCGATTTTCTTATCTATAAAGAACAAAAGTAAAGGAATTCTTCAGTAAGCCATTATGATAGATAAAAGGTTGTACTCCCTCAAATGGTTTACCAGTTCGTTCATCAATAATCAAGAAGGCTCCTGCACGCTTGTCATAATAATATCGTCCATGCGCTATCACATCTTGGAAACTGTCTATTACACCTGTGTATCTGTTCACATTAGCATAGGTAGCATAGCCATCACGAAAACTAATTTGTCTGATGGTTTTTTTTGGTGAAGTATTATCTATCATGCGCCAAATTGTATTTTCTACGTTTGGAACAGAGTCGTCATCATCGGAACACGAACTAAAAGAAATTGACAAGGTCAACAAACATAATGCAACAACAAATGGTTTCTGCATCTTGGATAAAAGTAATTTCATAATTGTCATATTTAAGTTATCTATTAACTAAACTACGTTTTACAGGCATAATACACATATCAAAACACCCAAAAAGTTCTGTTGTAAGATAGGCTTTATTACCCTCAATGCGTTCAATAGGGCTTGGGCTGAAGAAATG is drawn from Prevotella melaninogenica and contains these coding sequences:
- a CDS encoding glycoside hydrolase family 2 TIM barrel-domain containing protein, which codes for MKTRILITLLLLCHTTLNWAMNQVTELRTWQFSRDSLHWQTVNIPHDWAISGPFDKKWDLQRVAIEQNGEKQATEKSGRSGALPWIGEGWYSHKLTIKKRQRYSRAYLYFDGAMSEPIVYINGKEAGRWAYGYNAFRIDATEYLKEGENTIIVHLNNREESSRWYPGAGLFRPVKLVLMPRLHIDPWDVYIRTTRLDEEGATLSVDAKIDGWDGKEKLIAIAYESKDGPMQQTALTLDPLTGIAHTEMNWKKGKYSVWTPEHPALIHFGIYTRNKGRLALLYTTKTAIRTVSVSKEKGFQLNGISRKIQGVCLHHDLGPLGAAENKAALIRQIKQMKDMGADAIRTAHNMPSELFVHLCDSLGMMVMAESFDMWLYPKCKNGYARFFKDWSDKDMENLVRHHRNHPSIVMWSIGNEIPEQWSEEGRQIAERLQAICHRLDPSRPVTQGMDQAEAALKSGFAQVMDVPGFNYRVYKYNRNIAQLPAGFLLGTETASTVSSRGVYKFPVRWGVAEADSDGQVSSYDTQWCSWSNLPEEDFIAMEDLPYTIGQFIWTGTDYLGEPTPYDEYWPSRSSYFGACDLAGLPKDRYYLYRSVWNKKEPTLHLLPHWTWNGREGQTTPVFCYSSYPETELFVNGKSQGRCKKAGKEVQGEAATGKAATPEEAKQRAKRYRMIWDNVVYEPGELKVVAFDEQGKTVDSISVFTAGKPHKLLLEADKSTCNIPGANLVYITVTMLDEQGNPVPDADNELFFSVSGAGHFKAVCNGDPTSLQSFTEPHMKLFHGKLVVIVEGDNKKGDITLTVHDKEIKISKNITIHNTGNALQVHDQ